A window of Dorea formicigenerans contains these coding sequences:
- a CDS encoding GldG family protein, whose translation MKNKTALKGGTYSIVLTTIVLAILIVVNIFAQALPSSVTQYDISSTKLYSITSNTKVVVNTLEEDVTIYWVVQNGKEDDVIEKLLDKYDTLSDHIKIKKKNPDIYPTFTQKYTSDEVANNSLIVECGDRNRYIAYSDIYVTSGSAYSGYSGTTSFDGEGAITSAIDYVVNSEQPKMYILNGHGEAELSTTFSNQLTKENIETEEFSLLTTNEVPDDADFVLINAPSSDISEEEKNMLEDYFNNGGKLLVMAGPVESGNLPNLYRLLSDYGVKSDNGVVVDTDHDHYAFQAPYILMPTIESSNITDPLLDESYYAIVPIARGLEVGNTDKDVNVTSLLTTSDEAYSKAAGYNLTTYDKEDGDTDGPFALGVDITQDENDGQMIWYASSYLVDDTYNSYSSGANLDLVMNSISSLVGQRDAVSIRSKSLQYNYLTISDSTSSILKLVMIGVFPIVYLAVGIAIVVKRRRANEAN comes from the coding sequence ATGAAGAACAAAACAGCTTTAAAAGGCGGTACTTATTCTATTGTATTGACAACAATTGTGCTTGCAATTCTGATCGTGGTAAATATATTTGCCCAGGCACTGCCGTCTTCTGTAACCCAGTATGATATCAGTTCCACGAAACTTTATTCTATCACAAGCAACACAAAAGTTGTTGTAAATACATTGGAAGAGGATGTGACAATTTACTGGGTCGTACAGAATGGTAAAGAAGACGATGTCATTGAAAAGCTTTTGGACAAATATGATACATTATCTGATCATATTAAAATAAAAAAGAAGAATCCGGATATTTATCCGACATTTACCCAGAAATATACAAGTGATGAGGTTGCCAACAACAGTCTGATCGTAGAGTGTGGGGATCGCAATCGTTATATCGCATATAGTGACATCTACGTAACCAGTGGAAGCGCATATTCAGGCTACAGCGGAACGACTTCATTTGACGGAGAAGGAGCAATCACTTCTGCGATTGATTATGTAGTGAACAGCGAACAGCCAAAGATGTATATATTGAATGGACACGGCGAAGCAGAACTTTCCACAACATTTAGTAATCAGCTTACAAAAGAAAATATTGAGACTGAGGAATTTTCGCTTCTGACAACCAATGAAGTTCCGGACGATGCAGATTTTGTGTTAATAAATGCGCCGTCCAGTGATATTTCCGAGGAAGAAAAAAATATGCTGGAAGATTATTTTAACAACGGAGGTAAGCTGCTTGTTATGGCAGGACCGGTGGAGAGTGGAAATCTTCCGAACCTTTATAGACTTTTATCGGATTATGGTGTGAAATCTGATAACGGAGTTGTTGTTGATACAGACCATGATCACTATGCTTTTCAGGCACCGTATATCCTGATGCCGACCATTGAGAGCAGCAACATTACAGATCCGCTTCTGGATGAGAGTTATTATGCAATTGTACCGATCGCAAGAGGACTGGAGGTTGGAAATACGGATAAAGATGTAAATGTGACGTCACTTCTCACAACATCAGACGAGGCATATTCAAAGGCGGCAGGATACAATTTGACAACTTATGATAAAGAAGACGGGGATACAGATGGACCATTTGCGTTAGGAGTAGATATTACACAGGATGAAAATGATGGACAGATGATCTGGTATGCATCTTCTTATCTGGTCGATGATACTTACAACAGTTATTCTTCCGGAGCAAACCTGGATCTGGTCATGAATTCTATATCCTCACTGGTAGGACAGCGTGACGCAGTTTCAATCAGAAGCAAATCCTTACAATATAATTACCTGACGATCAGTGATTCTACTTCATCAATTCTGAAGCTTGTCATGATTGGAGTATTCCCGATTGTTTATCTGGCTGTTGGTATTGCGATTGTTGTGAAGAGGAGACGGGCAAATGAAGCGAACTAA
- a CDS encoding DUF4340 domain-containing protein, giving the protein MKRTKKLYILIGVLVVICIATFALSKTEKKKENIKNSDKTVLEVDSDSVNKISWKSSLGSLAFEKKDGTWTYTDDANFPVDQDKIAERLKLFKEFGVAFEIEDVDDYGQYGLDDPECTITLETDDETYEISLGDYSTMDSQRYVSIGDGNVYLVKNDPMDSFDVTIDALVKNDEIPNFNQVEKISEIKVSGSTSLDAKYKENDGLSDNEDDIYFVNKDKEEQPLDTNLVKTYLNNVNALNLGTYVTYNTTDEEVAKYGLDEPQYNLEVKYTPKSEDSSEDSGDSKDSEAGSSEKTFILHVSAKQDDKAYVRIGDSKIIYEITEDEYKNVTDGSYDSLRHKSVVTADLSDVDSVKVTLEDKDYTIDLSEKKGDVVSTYDGEEIEGTDFTDALKALKASDFTSEEPSEKEEISFTLHYKDDKYPEKEVKIYRYDGTNCLVTIDGKSISLVKRDLVVDLTEAVNAIVLK; this is encoded by the coding sequence ATGAAGCGAACTAAAAAATTATATATCCTGATTGGAGTTTTAGTGGTGATATGTATTGCCACATTTGCTTTGAGCAAGACAGAAAAAAAGAAAGAAAATATTAAAAACAGTGACAAAACGGTTTTGGAAGTGGACAGTGATTCTGTGAATAAAATCTCCTGGAAGAGCAGTTTGGGAAGCCTTGCCTTTGAAAAAAAGGATGGTACATGGACTTACACCGATGATGCAAACTTCCCAGTAGATCAGGATAAGATTGCCGAGAGATTAAAACTATTCAAAGAATTTGGTGTGGCATTTGAGATTGAAGATGTGGACGATTATGGACAGTACGGTCTGGATGATCCGGAATGTACAATCACATTGGAGACGGACGATGAGACTTATGAAATCTCACTGGGTGATTATAGTACCATGGATTCACAGCGTTATGTTTCAATCGGAGATGGAAATGTGTACCTTGTGAAAAATGATCCGATGGACAGTTTTGATGTGACAATTGATGCGCTTGTGAAAAATGATGAGATTCCAAACTTTAATCAGGTGGAGAAGATTTCAGAAATTAAAGTTTCCGGATCTACTTCTTTGGATGCAAAATACAAAGAAAATGATGGTCTTTCTGACAATGAGGACGACATTTATTTTGTGAACAAAGATAAAGAAGAACAGCCGCTGGATACGAATCTTGTGAAGACCTATCTGAACAATGTAAATGCACTGAATCTTGGAACGTATGTGACTTATAATACGACAGATGAAGAAGTTGCAAAATATGGACTTGATGAGCCACAGTATAATCTGGAGGTAAAATATACACCGAAGTCCGAGGATTCTTCTGAGGATTCCGGTGACAGTAAAGATTCAGAAGCAGGCAGCAGTGAGAAAACATTTATACTTCATGTCAGCGCAAAACAGGACGACAAAGCCTATGTCAGAATCGGAGATTCCAAGATTATCTACGAGATTACAGAAGACGAATATAAGAATGTGACAGATGGTTCTTATGATTCGCTGAGACATAAATCAGTTGTAACAGCGGATCTTTCGGATGTGGACAGTGTAAAAGTGACGCTGGAAGATAAAGATTACACCATTGATCTGTCTGAGAAGAAGGGCGACGTTGTCAGTACTTATGACGGAGAAGAAATTGAAGGAACAGACTTTACAGATGCACTTAAAGCGCTGAAAGCAAGTGACTTTACAAGTGAAGAACCTTCTGAAAAAGAAGAAATCAGCTTTACGTTACATTATAAAGATGACAAATATCCGGAAAAAGAAGTTAAAATATATCGATATGATGGAACGAATTGTCTTGTGACAATTGACGGGAAATCCATATCACTAGTAAAACGAGATCTGGTCGTAGATTTGACGGAAGCAGTGAATGCAATTGTGTTGAAGTAA
- a CDS encoding VanZ family protein, with the protein MDIYQILVTHNREWTAREFLFFVIVFIVVAFCLRQLVKRDKMKGFQAYACLAALTFLAIVYASTVFTRNPQTDYHYNLDLFWSWRAVFRGSREMLKEDILNIVLLLPLGGLLPFVFDKKIRWWQGLLCGIVVSLGIEILQLVLKRGLFEFDDIMNNSIGCMLGCIFGNLVAYLLAGKPIWHRDR; encoded by the coding sequence TTGGATATTTATCAGATATTAGTTACACATAACAGAGAATGGACGGCAAGAGAGTTCCTGTTTTTTGTTATTGTGTTTATAGTCGTAGCATTTTGCCTGCGGCAGTTGGTAAAAAGAGACAAGATGAAAGGCTTTCAGGCATATGCATGTCTCGCAGCTCTTACATTTCTTGCGATTGTATATGCATCGACAGTATTTACAAGAAATCCACAGACAGATTATCATTATAACCTTGATTTATTCTGGTCCTGGCGGGCAGTATTTCGTGGCAGCAGAGAGATGTTGAAAGAAGATATTTTAAATATTGTGTTGTTACTTCCGCTTGGTGGATTACTTCCATTTGTCTTTGACAAAAAGATCCGCTGGTGGCAGGGATTGTTATGTGGAATAGTGGTTTCGCTCGGAATCGAGATATTGCAACTTGTTCTGAAAAGAGGGCTGTTTGAGTTCGATGATATAATGAATAACAGTATAGGCTGCATGCTGGGGTGCATATTTGGAAATTTAGTGGCTTATCTGTTAGCGGGAAAACCAATATGGCATAGAGACAGATAG
- a CDS encoding glycosyltransferase, whose amino-acid sequence MKKVLFAINTLNNGGAEKVLLTLLRYLDPKKYEIHLLVVFGEGIYFEQIPQYVRVTHIFPCKSKEATKEIREHAAKLYEQYVKESYDVMVAFLEGPSTKILSYCNDPMCRKYAWMHTNLKKRHRTAVFYKSFEEEKYAYSQYDKIVFVSEAIRVAFGEMFGIELVQNAAVCYNPLEAKTIRRMAEGYEVAHDKFTICAVGRVIPEKGFLRLTSICEHMVEDGRDFTLNIVGDGKEYDRLKEMVESHHLEKWEHLIGFQENPYPYIKNADLFVCSSLNEGYNLAISEAVILGVPVISTDCSGIKENLGNGKWGYIVENRKETLYHAISRCFDEPGFLEELKKKSEAGSIQDTYEGRLKKIESIIEGVVN is encoded by the coding sequence ATGAAAAAAGTTTTATTTGCAATTAATACATTAAATAATGGCGGGGCGGAAAAGGTGCTGCTTACATTGTTGCGGTATCTGGATCCAAAAAAGTATGAGATACATCTGCTGGTCGTGTTTGGAGAAGGGATTTACTTTGAACAGATTCCTCAATATGTGAGAGTGACGCATATTTTCCCATGTAAAAGTAAAGAAGCAACAAAAGAAATACGAGAGCATGCAGCTAAGCTATATGAACAATATGTAAAAGAATCTTACGATGTTATGGTCGCGTTCCTGGAAGGACCGTCCACGAAGATTCTATCTTACTGCAATGATCCAATGTGTCGGAAATATGCGTGGATGCATACGAACTTAAAAAAACGTCACCGCACAGCGGTATTTTACAAAAGCTTTGAAGAAGAAAAATATGCATACAGTCAGTACGATAAGATTGTATTCGTGTCAGAGGCAATTCGCGTCGCATTTGGAGAAATGTTCGGTATAGAATTAGTTCAAAATGCAGCGGTCTGTTATAATCCTTTAGAGGCAAAGACAATCCGCAGAATGGCAGAAGGCTATGAAGTGGCACATGACAAATTTACAATTTGTGCAGTGGGACGTGTGATTCCAGAAAAAGGATTTCTTCGCCTGACCAGTATCTGTGAGCATATGGTAGAAGATGGCAGAGACTTTACTCTTAATATAGTAGGAGATGGAAAAGAATATGACCGTCTAAAAGAAATGGTCGAGTCTCATCATTTGGAAAAATGGGAGCATTTGATTGGATTTCAAGAGAACCCATATCCATATATAAAAAATGCAGACTTATTTGTCTGTTCTTCCTTGAATGAAGGATATAACCTTGCAATCAGTGAGGCGGTTATACTTGGTGTGCCGGTTATATCTACAGATTGTAGCGGAATCAAGGAAAACCTCGGTAACGGAAAATGGGGATATATTGTAGAAAATAGAAAAGAAACATTATATCATGCAATTTCCAGATGCTTTGATGAACCAGGATTCTTAGAAGAATTAAAGAAAAAATCTGAGGCAGGTAGTATACAGGATACGTATGAAGGAAGATTAAAGAAGATAGAGAGTATAATAGAAGGTGTAGTAAACTGA